From a single bacterium genomic region:
- a CDS encoding 6-bladed beta-propeller, which yields MKRVLVLAAAVALAALSLSWLGCDDSTTEPKVPERPAYAGQWGEEGIGDGQFKWPRDVAAAPNGNVYVVDAGNYRIQYFTATGSFLGKWGSYGKGNGEFDKAVGVDVASNGDVYVVDRFNACVQYFTPAGSFLGRWGSHGSGEDEFVEPWGVAVGSSGKVYVTDPMIHRVQYFTATGSYLGQWSTGDALSIAAASNGNVYVAEAGGGSVQYFTPTGSFLGRWALIPKTGENYMEPEGIVEGPGGYIYVSDRMDGRIQLFTKAGSFVRKLGTRGTGNGEFLCPSGLGCSANGTRLYVADVRNHRIQYFQ from the coding sequence ATGAAAAGGGTTTTAGTTCTCGCGGCCGCCGTGGCGCTCGCGGCGTTGTCGCTTTCGTGGCTAGGTTGCGACGATTCGACGACCGAGCCGAAAGTCCCCGAGCGCCCGGCGTACGCCGGCCAGTGGGGCGAGGAGGGTATAGGTGACGGCCAATTCAAGTGGCCGCGCGACGTGGCGGCAGCGCCGAACGGCAACGTTTACGTCGTAGACGCCGGCAATTACCGGATCCAGTATTTCACGGCGACCGGTTCGTTCTTGGGGAAGTGGGGCTCGTACGGCAAGGGGAACGGCGAGTTTGACAAGGCCGTCGGCGTGGACGTCGCCTCTAACGGCGACGTGTACGTCGTCGACAGGTTCAATGCCTGCGTTCAATACTTCACCCCGGCCGGGTCTTTCCTGGGGAGGTGGGGTTCTCATGGAAGTGGCGAGGACGAGTTCGTCGAACCGTGGGGCGTTGCCGTCGGCTCGAGCGGAAAGGTATACGTTACCGATCCGATGATACACCGCGTGCAGTACTTTACGGCGACCGGTTCCTATCTCGGCCAGTGGTCCACGGGCGATGCCCTGTCTATTGCGGCGGCTTCCAACGGCAACGTGTACGTCGCCGAGGCCGGCGGGGGTAGCGTCCAGTACTTCACGCCGACGGGTTCTTTCCTCGGTAGGTGGGCCCTAATCCCGAAGACGGGCGAGAACTATATGGAACCCGAGGGCATCGTCGAGGGCCCGGGCGGTTACATTTACGTCAGCGACAGGATGGACGGACGGATACAGCTTTTTACAAAGGCCGGTTCCTTCGTCCGAAAACTTGGAACGCGGGGGACGGGCAACGGCGAATTCCTTTGCCCCAGCGGCCTCGGTTGCTCGGCGAACGGCACGCGATTGTACGTGGCCGACGTCCGGAATCACCGCATCCAATACTTCCAGTAA